The Ignicoccus islandicus DSM 13165 sequence TACCCTTCTTGAACTTCTTCAAGATCTATGCATATTTCTCGGGTTCTTACAGTTCTATCCTTCCACTTCTTCTTAGGTCTAACATCTGGGTATAGATACATTCGTCCATCGATTATCAAATATCTTATAACTCTTCTCTTATCCTTTACCCAAGGGAACCTCTCTCTCCATTCCTTAAACGAATCGTTACTGATTACTATTCCATATTCGTTCTCGGCGGTTGCAAGAATGAAGTAGTCAGCTGGAGTATTAGGTGGTGCTTGTATTACCCTTCCAAGTTCTATCAACTTATCGAGCTTATCAGGCTTATCTATTTTATGACGTAGAGAGGCATCCGCGATCGCTATTACTTTAAACCCCCTTTCTTCGAGCGTCTTA is a genomic window containing:
- a CDS encoding NYN domain-containing protein, which translates into the protein MIEIVIAALIASLTSILYITAFPYLKRLIERKRENQNIKIKVPQNVAVLDISNIALYGEKKSKKGSIERALIAIKTLEERGFKVIAIADASLRHKIDKPDKLDKLIELGRVIQAPPNTPADYFILATAENEYGIVISNDSFKEWRERFPWVKDKRRVIRYLIIDGRMYLYPDVRPKKKWKDRTVRTREICIDLEEVQEGYWKNYVM